The genomic window TCGATGTTGGCGATGGCTTCGGTGCCCGGCGGCACATAGTTGGCATCGTGAATATCTTCAGGCCGGATGCCGAAGTAGACCGGGCGATCGATGTACTTGCCCAGGTGCTCGGTCTTGCTGCGCGGGATCGGCACCGCAAAGACGCCGGTATCGACGGCCAGACCATCCTGGCTGCGGCGGAGCGTGGCCTCGAAGAAGTTCATCGCGGGCGAGCCGATGAAGCCTGCGACGAACATGTTGGCCGGGCGGGTGTAGAGCACCTGCGGCGCTTCGAGCTGCTGCAAGATGCCGTCGCGCATTACGGCGATGCGCGTGCCCATCGTCATGGCCTCGACCTGATCGTGGGTCACGTAGATGAAGGTGGTTTTGAGGCGCTGGTGCAGCTTCGAGATCTCGGCGCGGGTTTGTACGCGCAGCTTGGCGTCCAGGTTCGACAGCGGCTCGTCCATCAAGAAGACAGCGGGATCGCGCACGATCGCGCGGCCCAGCGCGACACGCTGGCGCTGACCGCCCGACAGCGCCTTTGGCTTGCGGTCGAGCAGGTGCGCAATGCCCAGCAGCTCGGCGGCCTCCTTCACGCGCTTGTCGATCTCGCTTTTCGGCGTTTTGCGCAGCTTGAGGCCGAAGGCCATGTTGTCGTAGACCGACATGTGCGGGTAGAGCGCGTAGCTTTGGAAGACCATCGCAATATCGCGGTCTTTCGGCGCGACGTCGTTGACGACTCGATCGCCGATGTAGATGCGCCCGCTGGAGATCTCTTCAAGACCCGCCAGGCAGCGCAGCGCGGTGGACTTTCCGCAGCCCGAAGGACCGACCAACACCAGAA from Herpetosiphonaceae bacterium includes these protein-coding regions:
- a CDS encoding ABC transporter ATP-binding protein, yielding MAGIKFDHVDKYFGNVHVLKDLNIDIPDQEFLVLVGPSGCGKSTALRCLAGLEEISSGRIYIGDRVVNDVAPKDRDIAMVFQSYALYPHMSVYDNMAFGLKLRKTPKSEIDKRVKEAAELLGIAHLLDRKPKALSGGQRQRVALGRAIVRDPAVFLMDEPLSNLDAKLRVQTRAEISKLHQRLKTTFIYVTHDQVEAMTMGTRIAVMRDGILQQLEAPQVLYTRPANMFVAGFIGSPAMNFFEATLRRSQDGLAVDTGVFAVPIPRSKTEHLGKYIDRPVYFGIRPEDIHDANYVPPGTEAIANIDAEVAVVEHMGAEVYAYLDVGDKEFVGRLDPRTRAEPNAPIRLSLDLNNMHVFDRETEVALV